A region of the Pseudomonadota bacterium genome:
GACGGGGCAGCACGTCGTCTTCGCGCGACGCCTTTGCCAACACCGGGCAGCCGAGCAGCAAACTCAGCGCAAGCTCGCGAAACGCCGCGCTGAAAACGTTGCCAGCCAGCACGAGCAGCACCACTCGAGCCGGAACCGCCAAGGTGCTTCGTGTCTTGGCAACTGCCGCGAGCGTGCTCAGCCGGCGCGCGGTAGCGCCGCCAAGCGTGCTCGAAAGGCCCCATTCGATAAGGGGCAGGCTCAGCCCGGTCGTTTGCTGGAGCTCGCGGCGCAACCGGATGCCGTGCGGGCTGGATTCGTCGAGCAGATCACGGGCGGCGGCAGCGATCGCCGCGGCCGCGCGTGCGGGTGCCTGCGCGCGCAACCACTCGGAACGCTCACGCAGCCGATCGAGCAACGCGCGAGCACGTACCGGGTCGTCTGCAGCCAGGCTGCTCACCGCTTGCCCAGCGCGGCATCGACTGCGATCGAACAGCCGCGCGCAACGGCGCCACGGGCGCGTCCCAGCAGCTGAATCCGGTTGCCCATGCGCCGGGCGCGATCCGAGGTCTGCAGCGCGCACACGCTGTCCAGGTTGGCCAGATCATCGATGCGCAAGAGCCCCTCGTGACCCTCCGGCACGGGTCGAAGCGTCTGTGGATCCACCGGTTGGGCGCGCACCCAGCCCGGAACCCACAGTGCACGCGCGCCCGTCGCGCGCAGGTCAGTGGAACGCCGTTGCGCCATGCACGCTTCGCGCAGCGACGCTTCGTACATCTGCGAGCACAGCTCGGTCATGCCGTACTCCTGGACGATCCAAGCCGGAGCAACGCCGTAGCGGCCGGCAAGCAGCGCGAGCAGCTCTGCGGCCGCTACCTCGCGCGAGCGCCCCTTGAACCCACCCGTCTGCATGATGCGACTGCCTCGCGGCAGCGCGAAACGCCTGCTGCCGAGCGCAGCGTCGGCGTGCACGAACGCAAACGAAGTGCCAAGCAACGCGATCGGCCGACCCGTCGCACAGGCCTGCTCGAGGCGCTGCGCGAGCTCGCGGGCGTCGAGCGCCCCCGCACGCCA
Encoded here:
- a CDS encoding acyl-protein synthetase, which encodes MPERERLRARIVRLIDRLADGSSDEPARNALLGEVLAWQARHVPPYARLCSARLQGTPRDPSQYPALPTDAFRFARVAAHAARDDTRVFRTSGTSDARRGVHALRDLSLYDRAASASAKLQLFPDLERMDLLILAPSEAEAPDSSLSYMLSRFVAWFGAHSVFAWRAGALDARELAQRLEQACATGRPIALLGTSFAFVHADAALGSRRFALPRGSRIMQTGGFKGRSREVAAAELLALLAGRYGVAPAWIVQEYGMTELCSQMYEASLREACMAQRRSTDLRATGARALWVPGWVRAQPVDPQTLRPVPEGHEGLLRIDDLANLDSVCALQTSDRARRMGNRIQLLGRARGAVARGCSIAVDAALGKR